The Bacteroidota bacterium genome includes a region encoding these proteins:
- a CDS encoding GNAT family N-acetyltransferase — protein sequence MQLPEFIFSEKVPETKKFLELFLTTGWNNSYKLSDKELEYAIHNSWYTYSAYDGDQLVGLGRLISDGIIHALIIDLIILPEYQSKGLGKKILEQLVLKCKTHQIRDIQLFSAKDKAGFYEKSGFTRRPEISPGMELKWFRKD from the coding sequence ATGCAGTTACCAGAATTCATATTTTCGGAAAAAGTCCCTGAAACAAAAAAGTTTTTGGAACTTTTTTTAACTACCGGATGGAACAATTCATACAAACTTTCTGATAAGGAACTAGAGTATGCAATACACAACAGCTGGTACACCTATTCAGCATACGACGGGGATCAATTGGTCGGTTTAGGAAGGCTCATTAGTGATGGTATTATACATGCCCTCATCATCGATTTGATTATTTTGCCTGAATACCAAAGTAAGGGTCTTGGAAAAAAGATACTGGAACAACTTGTACTTAAATGCAAAACGCATCAAATAAGGGATATACAATTATTTTCGGCAAAGGATAAAGCAGGATTTTACGAAAAATCCGGTTTTACACGACGACCTGAAATATCTCCGGGCATGGAATTAAAATGGTTCAGAAAGGAT
- a CDS encoding M28 family metallopeptidase has translation MKKSALSFVFSFILVFIAYPQTTVVRDPAIKQMVDEISSKNIEATVRKLVSFNSRNNLSVQNDTRQGIGAAWNWIKTEMEKSIPSSNGRLSVELVKYKAGGEGQRIKTELELQNVVATLKGNDPTDDRIFLISAHLDSRAEDNNDGKVFAPGANDDASGVAAIMELVRIMSKKAFSGTIIFTAVSGEEHGLLGAANMASIAKSENWNLVAMLNNDMIGNSGSSGTLLNDNMKVRVFSEGIPQLETEQMAKARAYSAMENDGKARQLARYVKEIGERYVDQLSVTLIYRNDRFGRGGDHTPFCKLGFIAVRITEFNENYDRTHQVVREENGIHYGDTPEFVDYEYVRKNAGINLATLANLALAPYAPENVGISLAGLSNSTNLSWEAPSKGKKPAGYYVLMRETYQALWERKIFVKETSIELPYSKDNYFFAVQSIDADGHESEIIFPAPARR, from the coding sequence ATGAAAAAATCAGCCTTATCATTCGTATTTAGCTTCATTTTGGTTTTTATAGCCTATCCTCAAACAACCGTCGTTCGCGATCCGGCTATTAAACAAATGGTCGACGAAATTTCAAGTAAGAATATAGAAGCGACTGTACGTAAACTGGTAAGTTTTAATTCAAGAAATAATTTAAGCGTTCAAAACGACACCAGGCAAGGTATTGGAGCAGCCTGGAACTGGATTAAAACTGAAATGGAAAAGTCCATCCCTTCTTCAAACGGACGCTTAAGTGTTGAATTGGTTAAATATAAAGCCGGTGGTGAAGGTCAACGAATCAAAACAGAGTTGGAATTACAAAATGTGGTTGCCACACTTAAAGGAAACGATCCGACTGATGACAGGATATTTTTAATCAGCGCACATTTGGATTCCCGTGCTGAAGACAATAACGACGGAAAAGTGTTCGCCCCGGGAGCAAATGATGATGCTTCAGGAGTAGCGGCCATCATGGAATTGGTGCGCATCATGTCTAAAAAAGCATTCTCCGGAACCATTATTTTTACCGCTGTTTCAGGTGAAGAACATGGACTACTTGGTGCCGCTAATATGGCATCAATTGCAAAATCCGAAAACTGGAACCTTGTTGCCATGCTCAATAACGATATGATCGGGAATAGCGGATCGAGCGGAACTTTGTTGAACGACAATATGAAAGTACGCGTATTCAGCGAAGGTATTCCTCAACTTGAAACTGAACAAATGGCTAAAGCAAGGGCGTATTCTGCCATGGAGAATGATGGCAAAGCCAGACAATTAGCACGTTATGTGAAGGAAATAGGCGAACGTTATGTTGACCAGTTGAGTGTTACACTCATTTATCGAAATGATCGTTTCGGCCGTGGTGGTGATCATACTCCTTTCTGTAAATTAGGTTTTATAGCCGTTCGAATTACTGAATTCAATGAGAACTATGATAGGACCCATCAGGTTGTAAGAGAAGAAAATGGGATCCATTACGGAGATACTCCAGAATTTGTTGATTATGAATATGTGCGTAAAAATGCAGGGATCAACCTGGCAACTTTAGCCAATTTAGCATTAGCTCCTTATGCCCCTGAAAATGTTGGCATTAGTTTAGCCGGACTCAGCAACTCAACCAATCTGAGCTGGGAAGCACCCTCCAAAGGTAAAAAGCCGGCCGGGTATTATGTATTGATGCGGGAAACTTATCAAGCGTTGTGGGAAAGAAAAATATTTGTAAAAGAAACTTCTATTGAGCTTCCTTATTCAAAAGATAATTATTTTTTCGCAGTGCAATCGATTGATGCTGATGGACATGAAAGTGAAATTATTTTTCCGGCACCTGCAAGAAGATAA
- a CDS encoding cyclase family protein — MSIIDLSHSIKSGDLVFEGMKMPELKSLRNVKDHGFAITSIEMHSHNGTHIDAPSHMIDQAKTLTDFPISKFHGKAIQIPCHEFANQEIPLSYLLKYEADIQQSEFIIFNSGWYKKWNTTDYFDHFPVLSLESAIWLSNFNLKGIGLDIISIDHIKSETVPVHLTLLNKEILIIENLNNLDQLGTEFFTFQCFPLKLDRIDGSPIRAIAMTE, encoded by the coding sequence ATGTCAATTATTGATTTATCACATAGCATAAAATCAGGAGATTTAGTATTTGAGGGAATGAAAATGCCTGAATTAAAGAGTTTGAGAAATGTTAAAGATCATGGCTTTGCCATCACTTCAATTGAAATGCATTCACATAATGGGACCCATATCGATGCTCCTTCACACATGATTGATCAGGCAAAAACCCTTACCGATTTTCCAATTTCAAAATTTCATGGAAAAGCCATTCAAATTCCTTGTCATGAATTCGCAAATCAAGAAATTCCATTATCATATTTATTGAAATATGAAGCTGATATTCAGCAATCTGAGTTTATTATCTTTAATTCGGGTTGGTATAAAAAATGGAATACAACAGACTATTTTGATCATTTTCCGGTTCTATCTTTAGAATCTGCTATCTGGTTGTCAAACTTCAACTTAAAAGGGATTGGGCTTGATATTATTTCGATCGACCATATTAAAAGTGAAACTGTCCCTGTTCATCTTACCCTTTTGAATAAGGAAATATTAATTATTGAGAACCTGAACAATTTAGATCAATTAGGAACCGAATTTTTCACTTTCCAATGTTTTCCTTTAAAACTTGACCGAATTGACGGTTCTCCGATCAGGGCGATAGCCATGACAGAATAA